The stretch of DNA CCGCAGGTTCTGCCCCATAGGATAAACCAGTTGTCGAGCCTGCCAGCAGATGAGCCAGAGCCAGACTTCCGCAACCATTCCCGGCCTGGGCCAGCCACTGGCGGCGAGCCATAGCACCCATGTTCAGCCCATCAGATTTCGGGAGTGGTTGATTCATCGTCAGGGATCATTTCACAAGAAGTCGATAGCCGGCGTGGCAAATGGTTTCGCCATAAGATCGTGCAGGCCGGCACGAATCCGAAACCTGCTGGATGAAACAACATCTATTTATTGAACCAGATTGTCTACGGTGGTCGCAACCCCCGGTTTTTGAGGCGATCTGGATATCCGACTGATTTCTACCACGCCCAGCAATGTCACTTAATGACTCACGACTCGGTGGTGGAAGAGCCAGTCCCTGAAGCATGTTTTCTGCCGCCGGCCTGCACCGCCAGTACAGGTTGAGTTCGCTCGCCACTGCAGAGCACGACCAGCAGGTTGGAAATGAGCTGATCTCGGTCGGAATCCGAGAGTTCGAAGCCGCTGTCTCGCAGTCTTGTTACGGCATCTTTAACAATCTCGACCGCCCCTTCGACAATCGTCTTGCGGGCGTCGATCAGAGCCATGGCCTGCTGACGCATCAGCATCGATTGAGCAATTTCAGGAGCGTAAGTGAGGTCATTGAGTCGCACCATCAGCACGCGGATTCCCGCTGGATTTACGGCATCCTGCAGTTCGGCCACAAACGCCTGACTGACAATTTCGCTCTCTTTTTTCAGGCACGGGATGGCGGGATCGCTCGATTCGTAAGGGAAGAGCGAACTGACCCGCTTGACCACAGCCCCGGCCTGATCTCCGAGAAAGCGGTGGTAATCGGTCACATGTAGAGCGGCCTTGATGGTGTCTTCAACACGATAAACGACCACCGCACTGATCAGTACGGGGTTGCCATTTTTTTCCACCACGGTTTCAGTCGTCAGATTGTAGGTTGTATCGCGTGTGGAAATTCTCTGGAGTGATCGGCCCACGGGGTGAATCCAGCGGATCCCTTCACTGCGCAGCGTCGTCAGATATTTACCAAACCGCAAGACCACGACTTCTTCGCGCGGGCCCACAATGATGAACCCGAAGAGCAGAATGGGCGGAAAGATTACCGAGGCTGCAATGATCAGCCCCAGTTCCATCATGCCAGCAGTTTCGGCAGAAGGTTCTGAATATCGACTCGACGACTGACTGTTGGACATCGCCATCT from Planctopirus ephydatiae encodes:
- a CDS encoding SPFH domain-containing protein; this translates as MSNSQSSSRYSEPSAETAGMMELGLIIAASVIFPPILLFGFIIVGPREEVVVLRFGKYLTTLRSEGIRWIHPVGRSLQRISTRDTTYNLTTETVVEKNGNPVLISAVVVYRVEDTIKAALHVTDYHRFLGDQAGAVVKRVSSLFPYESSDPAIPCLKKESEIVSQAFVAELQDAVNPAGIRVLMVRLNDLTYAPEIAQSMLMRQQAMALIDARKTIVEGAVEIVKDAVTRLRDSGFELSDSDRDQLISNLLVVLCSGERTQPVLAVQAGGRKHASGTGSSTTES